AATACGGAGGAGTTCCAAAAACCCTTCTTTATCCTGCTAAACCTTGCCGTTGGTGGGAATTGGCCTGGAAGTCCAAACGCCTCAACTGCTTTCCCAGCGCAAATGCTGGTTGATTATGTACGTGTGTATCAATCCGCGCCTACCTCAAGCATCGTTAGTGGTGGGATTTATACTTTAGCAGATAAGGCTAGTGGCAAGGTTCTGGACGTAGTGGATGTATCCACAGCAAGTGGGGCAAAGATGCAGCAATGGACTAATTACATAGCCAATAATCAGAAATTTAAGGTGGAAAGTACGGGAGACGGTTATTATAAGCTGACAGCAGTGCATAGTGGAAAAGTATTGGATGTGCCAAACTCATCAACCGCCACCGGCATACAGTTGCAGCAATGGGATGACAATGGTACAAACGCTCAGCGGTGGAGCATTGTAGATGTAGGGGGTGGCTACTACAAACTAATTTCTAAAGTGAGTGGATTAGCTATGGATGTAAACGGAGCCTCAACGGCAGATGGCGCAGCGGTTCAGCAGTGGACGGATAACGGAAGCGATGCTCAAAAATGGTTTTTTACTAAAGTGAACTAAAAGGATCTATTATACGATTATGTTCAAGAAAACGGCAGAGATGCCGTTTTTTATTTTTTCGCAGAATATAGATACACTTATCAGAAGGCATCATTTCATATTTTAATATTCCTCTATCTGATATACTGTGATTAATAGACTTGAATTCTAAAAAATGCTACTAAAATAGATTGAATTTATTGCATTATCCATAGCATTATACATATTCGGAGGGGTTATCATTGATTGTTGGAACGAAACTCCATATCCCTCGTGTTCGTAAATCTTTGGTCTCTCGCCCAAGGCTGATGCGTAAACTTAATGAAGGAATGGACTACAAGTTGACGCTTATTTCTGCTCAAGCCGGTTATGGCAAAACCACAGCATTAAGTGAATGGATTAGACATTGTGATATGCAAGTGGCTTGGGTTTCATTAGATATGCAGGATAACGATTGGGCTCAGTTTTGGAGTTATGTAACAGCCTCTATCCAGGAGAGTTGCCCTAAGTTTGGATCAACGGTTCAACCCCTTCTGATCAATGGGCCTTCTATGACTTTGGAGCCAGCGATAGTAGCGCTATTGAATGAGTTAAATAACTTAACAAATGAACTAATTATTATTCTTGATGATTATCATGTCATCGAAACCCCCACAATACATCAGTCTATGGCTTATCTACTTGAGCATTTACCTCCCCATATTCATCTATATGTAGTTAGTCGAACTGATTTGACCATACCTACTACCAGGCTTTTGGCAAAAGGTGAGTTACATCGAATCATCATGCAGGATCTGCGTTTTCAACTGGATGAGGGATTTGAATTTTTTCGGGATACAACCGATTTGCAATTAACCACAGATCAAATTACCGAGCTGTATGATCAGACCGAAGGGTGGATCAGCGGCCTGCAGCTGGCGGCGATCAGTCTCAAGCGAAGTGACAATATAGCTGTATCCATTCAGCAATTTAGAGGTCAACAGCAGCATATATCCGATTATTTGCTAGAAGAAGTATTTCATCATCTTCCGGATTCCGTACGCACTTTCTTACTGGAAACTTCTATTTTAAATCGGATGAATCATTCCTTATGTCAAGCTGTAACCGGTCAAATGAACTGCCAAGAGCAATTGGAGAGGTTAGTCCATTTGAATTTATTTGTTATTCCCTTAGATGATCAAAGGAATTGGTACAGGTATCATCATTTGCTTTCTGACTTCTTGCAGCAAATATTGTTCAGAACAGATCCGAATAAGTGGATGCAAGTACACACTCGAGCGGCAAATTGGCTGGAGGAGCATGGCTTTGCTGGAGAAGCAGTGGAGCATCATATAGAAGGGAAGAAGTTTGCAGATGCTGTTCGTTTAATCGAGAAGAATCTTCATACGTTGGTGCAATCGAAAAGCGTTGTTTTGATTCGCTGGGTGTCTGGTTTGCCGGAGAACTCTTTTGCAGAGAAGCCTATGATTGAATTGTTTTATATCTCTGTATTGCTGGGAGTTGGAGAATGGAAGACGGCATTTAAGAGAGTAGAGCAGGCTGAAATACGGTTTCTAGCGTTGCAGGGGAAAATGGATGATACCCAGTGGAATCAGATTATGGGCAATCTTTACTTTTTCTGTTCAGTCACCACTTATCTGCAAAAGGACCTTGAGCGAACGTCGGCATACTTTGAGCTCGTAGAGCAATTCGTGCCAGAAGGTAGTTTGTTTCAAACAATGGGGCGTAATCGTTATCAAGGGAATGATGTGTTTGATGATCACTTGGCACTTATTAATGATCTTCACGCAGCGGAAGCCTTCCTATTAAAATGGATTACAGTTTGGGAGAACAAACAGGAGTATCCTTTTGTTGGTTATTTGTATGCTTCTTATAGCAAATTGCTCTATGAATGGAATCGATTGGACGAAGCTGAACGGTATGCAAGTAAAGTCCTTGAACGTAAGGACATGCAGCCTTTCGCTCGAATATTGATTCACAATTACACTAGCGCTTCAAGGATTCAGCAAGCCAAAGGAGATCCAGCGCGTGCATCACAGCTGCTTACACAGTTGAAACTGCAAATTGACTCTCCTGACTATGATTTGTTTATGTTAGGTGTTGAAGCGGAGCAAGCTTGTTTATCTCTGCAGCAGGGTTCGATTCAAACAGCTCTGACATGGCTAAGGAAATGTGGGTTAACACCTACGGATAAAATTCCTATGAATCGAATCGCGGAGTATCTTGCTCTGGCAAAAGTGTTGGCAGCATGCGAACGTTCAGCGGAAGCCTTACAAGTATTGGATCAACTGAATCTGTTATTATCTAAGGAAAATCGTCTCCGAGATCAAATTAAGGTATGTATTGCGCAAAGTATGACGTTTGAGTCCATCGGCCGCACAGCGGAAGCTCATCTGCACTTGGAGACCGCACTACATCTAGCAGAGCCAGAAGGTTATATTCGGAGCTTTATGGATGAAGGTTCTAAGATGGAGGAACTGCTATCTACTTATCTGAAGATACAGATAGGTAGTCTAATTCGCAATCCAAAGGTTTCATTGTTCTATGTGAAGCAGTTGATCCAGGCTTTTAATGTAACCATGGAAGGCAAGCCATCTCTCAAAGAAATACTAACGGAACAGGAAATGAAAGTTCTACATTTAATCGCAAGTGGGCTGTCGAATAAAGAAATCGCCGACAAGTTATTTGTTACAGGTGAAACAGTGAAATTTCATATTAAAAATATGTATAGAAAGCTTGGAGTAAACAATCGTGTACAAGCGCTCCAATGTTTCAATACATTCATATAATAGGTATGAAGCCCCCTATAAGTAAGACTATCCTCCCCTTTTGGGGAGTTTTTTTTTGGAAAAGTTAGTCTTATAGTTAGGTAATTGCTGAGTATTCGACATACAAAGATATTTTGCAACAAGAAAATATTATGAAAAGAAGGTGTAGAAAAACGAAAAATGGCTGTAAAGGTTGGCAGTTTTATCGCACTTTGGAATTATTTTTACCTGTTTGTTAGGTACATTGGAGGAGAGTAAATATAGCTATGTTAATAAGAAAAATATTTGGTTCTACTGAAAGATGGCTGAAAGGATTTACGATTCGTTTATTAGTAGGATTGATGATATTTTCATCGTTCTCCTTTATATTTACAGGCGTTGTTTCTGCGCAAGATGGGAATACAGGACCTGATGGAAGCCCCGGATGGACCTATTGTGCCGACGAAGGAGAGGATAATACTTGCATAGTTCCAGGGAGGAAAGAAGTCCGTTATTGGGCTACTGGGGGGAATTATAACTATTATTCGA
This genomic stretch from Paenibacillus sp. FSL H7-0737 harbors:
- a CDS encoding LuxR C-terminal-related transcriptional regulator; this translates as MIVGTKLHIPRVRKSLVSRPRLMRKLNEGMDYKLTLISAQAGYGKTTALSEWIRHCDMQVAWVSLDMQDNDWAQFWSYVTASIQESCPKFGSTVQPLLINGPSMTLEPAIVALLNELNNLTNELIIILDDYHVIETPTIHQSMAYLLEHLPPHIHLYVVSRTDLTIPTTRLLAKGELHRIIMQDLRFQLDEGFEFFRDTTDLQLTTDQITELYDQTEGWISGLQLAAISLKRSDNIAVSIQQFRGQQQHISDYLLEEVFHHLPDSVRTFLLETSILNRMNHSLCQAVTGQMNCQEQLERLVHLNLFVIPLDDQRNWYRYHHLLSDFLQQILFRTDPNKWMQVHTRAANWLEEHGFAGEAVEHHIEGKKFADAVRLIEKNLHTLVQSKSVVLIRWVSGLPENSFAEKPMIELFYISVLLGVGEWKTAFKRVEQAEIRFLALQGKMDDTQWNQIMGNLYFFCSVTTYLQKDLERTSAYFELVEQFVPEGSLFQTMGRNRYQGNDVFDDHLALINDLHAAEAFLLKWITVWENKQEYPFVGYLYASYSKLLYEWNRLDEAERYASKVLERKDMQPFARILIHNYTSASRIQQAKGDPARASQLLTQLKLQIDSPDYDLFMLGVEAEQACLSLQQGSIQTALTWLRKCGLTPTDKIPMNRIAEYLALAKVLAACERSAEALQVLDQLNLLLSKENRLRDQIKVCIAQSMTFESIGRTAEAHLHLETALHLAEPEGYIRSFMDEGSKMEELLSTYLKIQIGSLIRNPKVSLFYVKQLIQAFNVTMEGKPSLKEILTEQEMKVLHLIASGLSNKEIADKLFVTGETVKFHIKNMYRKLGVNNRVQALQCFNTFI